ATAACGCCACCACCGAAGCAGAAACCGATGGCCGCGATCTCCTCCGGATTGCAATGCTCATTGCTTTTAAGCACATTCTCCGCAGCATTGAATCGCTCAATGGCGCCATCAAAATTCTTGTAAATGGAGCCCGCCAAAGCGGCTGCTTCGTCAGGTGTTTCCACGTGTTTACCATCTCCGTACATGTCGAGCGCAAACGCCACGTAGCCTTGTTCGGCCAACTTCTTGGCAGAATTGAGCGGATGCTCGTTCAATCCCCACCATTCGTGTACAACGAGAACTCCTGGCCTTGCTTCGGTCTGATTCGCATCGTAAAAAAGCACTCCTTTCATGGTAATGCTGTCCGCCTGGTAGGTGATCTCTTCCGAAACGATATTCGGCTCTTCCGGAGTTTCTTCCACTTCAGTTGGTTTTTGCTGTGTGCCGCATGCGGCCAGAAAAATCAGCGTTATTGGTAGTAGGTTTTTCATGATGGATGATTTTGGTGCAAACACCTTTCGTTCAGAGATGTTCACGATTTCTTCACACGTACGAAGGTAAATGATTCCTGATTCGAATAGATTTGGGTCATGAAACTCGATTACCTCAATCCAGATGTGCCAGGCGAATTGCCATGGCACGAAGTAGAGATCATCAAGGCTACGCCTGAAAGTTTGGAAGGCTACGGCAAGATCGTTGAGCCTGAAGAGTACAAGAATTATCCGCTGGAGATCGTCCGGTGGCCAGCGCAAGGTTGGCGCGAGGTGGACGAAGGAACGGGTGATGAAGCGGGAACGGTTTCGGGCGATTTCACCTTTTATTGGGAAGGTGATGTGTTCAAAGGAAAGAACGATGCGGTGAATTCGCAGTATGTTTTCGGGTGGAGCAAGAACCCGAAAGATGCTTCAGAAATCTCAACCGACAAGCCTGAACGTGTGCTGCTTTGGCATGCAAACTACCATCCCGATGGCGGACAATTGTTCTTTCCATTGGAAGGCTGCGATTCGTTCATGACGGCATTGGCGTTGCCAGGAGATGATGTGAAACCAGAGCATTTCAAAGCATTCTTAGTGGAAGGAGGCAAAGGGCTTTACATCCATCCGAATGTTTGGCACGAAGCCATCGTTCCACTATCGCAACGCGCCAAATTCTATGATGAGCAGGGCGCGGTCCACGGCCGCATCAGTGTTCACTTTCCGAAGGAATTCGGAGTATTCCTGTCAGTTCCGATTCTCAAATAATCGCACAATGCTGTTCGGAAGAAGTCGTTTCAGAAAACCTCCAAGGCTTTCGGTTTTAATCAGAGCAATAAGCGCGCAAACCAGAAACGGCAGTGCAGGAACTTTATACCGCACAATTGCCCCGACAACAGGAGTAACCAGTCCTGTCAGGAGGAGAATCACAACCGCGAATCCAACGGCCAGATAGAAGGTCGGGCTGGAAAGCCCATTTCTGTCAAACAGGATAATTGCCAGCAGAATCAGGAGCAGAACGATCAGGTTTTCCAATCCTGAAAGCAGCATGAACGGAGAATCGATCTGCCAAGGGAACGGGCGGAAAAGCGCGTTCATCAGCGCAGCGGGTGAAGCTTTGACAATACTCCAAATGCTGTCGTCCAATTTGGGAATGTCAATGGTACTTCCCGTTCTTCCATAATCGAGCACCACATAGAATTCCGTCCCAGTTGGAAGCATTTTTTCTGTAGCATTCGGCTGTTTGGCATCTTGCCACGCAACCGCAGAAACATCTTTTAGAAGCGAAGCATCATCGCGGTCAGCCTCAAAATGAATGGCATCATAATCCTCGGCTTGGATATACAGCGTATCACCACTTGCGACCCGAACGTACGTTCCACCTTCTGCCAACTGGTAGAACTCAATCTGCTTCTTGGCCAATCGCGGTGCAACGCCTTTTTCGGGGTTTACCTGTTCCAGCGCAACCGCTCCCAAAAACAGCAGCAGATACATTCCGCCAAATACCAACGCAGGATGGAATTTTGGCCATTTCGAGCTTATCCTCCATCCAATGATACCAGGCATTATTGCGAGCAGCGCATAACTTTTTACCGAAAGCAACAACCACAATGAAATGCCAGCAAGCATGATTCCTTTGATGAAGTTTCCAGATTCTGAAAATCGGAGTACCGAAAGGAGTAGAAGCCCAAGACCGAGAAGTAGCAGCGGTTCTTTAAGCACGCCAGAAGCCCAGAACATCATTCCAGGCATGAGGAAGACGCCCAAGAAAAACCAACGCTCTTTGCTTGGATTCATCCGCCTCAGGAAGTGGAAAATACCCGTCAGGCCGATCAACCCAAGGAAATTCGCCACCACGTTATGAACGTTGTAATGCCCCATGGAGAACAATCGGACGAAAGCATTGAAACGGATAATCAGATGTGTATCGTTGGCAACCCCGTAGTGGTACGGCTTGTCCCAATGGCTCATCAGGTCGTAGTAAGCGGTGAACCGTTCGCGATTATCCGCGCCCCAACCGATCAGCATTTGCAGGTAATCCATCGGTCTTTCCGGCAAGGCCGAGAACATCACCATCGCATCGTCATAGTATTTCCAGATGTCGGCCGTGCTGCGGTCGGTGTAGTAATACGTGTAGATGAGGTAGAGCAGAAAGCCGCTCAGCACTTTGAGTACGAATGCACCCTGAAACCATCTGACAGGAACTGAACCCATACGGAAGAACTTCATCTTTCCGATAAGGAAGAGGAAGAATGCCGTGTATGCGAGTGTCAGAAGCGTGCCCTCCAAATGATACATGCAACCAAATGTAATCGGTTTCCATGATGTAAGGGCGTAGAACCATACACCCTTGCCATGTTGAAAACTCATCTATAAGGGATGGCGACCTCGACTTCCCACAACACATGCGTTGGTTACTTTTGCAGCACAATTCGAACGTATTTCCAGCCGACATGAGTACCTCAACCGACCAACTCACAACCGTAGAAACAGCCCAGAAACTTGGATTGCTCCCAGAGGAATTCGAGAAGATCAAAGGCATTCTTGGCCGAACGCCCAACTTCACGGAGTTGAGCATTTTTTCGGTGATGTGGAGTGAGCATTGTAGCTACAAGAACTCCATTACGTGGTTGAAGACGCTTCCGCGCGAAGGTTCGAAAATGCTTGTGGAAGCGGGCGAGGAAAACGCGGGTATGGTGGACATTGGTGATGGCTTAGCGTGTGTTTTCAAGATCGAAAGTCATAACCACCCATCGGCTTTGGAGCCTTACCAAGGCGCGGCAACAGGTGTTGGCGGCATCAACCGCGATATATTTACCATGGGTGCGCGTCCGATCGCACAGTTAAA
This Flavobacteriales bacterium DNA region includes the following protein-coding sequences:
- a CDS encoding dienelactone hydrolase family protein, which translates into the protein MKNLLPITLIFLAACGTQQKPTEVEETPEEPNIVSEEITYQADSITMKGVLFYDANQTEARPGVLVVHEWWGLNEHPLNSAKKLAEQGYVAFALDMYGDGKHVETPDEAAALAGSIYKNFDGAIERFNAAENVLKSNEHCNPEEIAAIGFCFGGGVILNMARQGADLDVVGSFHGSLDPVKKATEGIFSGKILVMNGEADKLVSQESIDAFKTEMDSAKVDYTFIDYPGAMHAFTNPKATEVGEKYNLPIAYNKQADEESWAALENLLQETFN
- a CDS encoding ureidoglycolate hydrolase, yielding MKLDYLNPDVPGELPWHEVEIIKATPESLEGYGKIVEPEEYKNYPLEIVRWPAQGWREVDEGTGDEAGTVSGDFTFYWEGDVFKGKNDAVNSQYVFGWSKNPKDASEISTDKPERVLLWHANYHPDGGQLFFPLEGCDSFMTALALPGDDVKPEHFKAFLVEGGKGLYIHPNVWHEAIVPLSQRAKFYDEQGAVHGRISVHFPKEFGVFLSVPILK